From the Anaeromyxobacter dehalogenans 2CP-1 genome, the window CGCCGATCTCCTCCAGGCTCCGCAGCGCGCCGCTCACCCGCGCGGCGCTCGCCCCCTGCGCGGCGCTGCCGGCCGAGATCTGCTGGACGAGGGCCGCGGTCCGCTCCACCTCGGGCACCACCGCGTCGAGCGCGGTCCCGGCCTGCGCGGCGAGGTCCACGCTCGCGGCGGTGAGCCGGCCGATGTCCTCGGCCGCCGCCCGGCTCCGCTCGGCGAGCCGGCGCACCTCGCTCGCCACCACCGCGAAGCCGCGCCCGTGCTCGCCGGCGCGCGCCGCCTCGATGGCCGCGTTCAGGGCGAGCAGGTTGGTCTGGTAGGCGATCTCCTCCACGATCGAGATCTTCTCGCCCACCTCGCGCATGGCCGCTGCGGTCCGGGCCGCCGCCTCGCCGCCGGCGCGGGCGCCCCGGGCCGCGCCCGCCGCGGCCTCGCCGGTCCGCGCCGCCGCCGCGGCGTTCTCCTGCGCGTGCCGCGCGATCTCGTGCATGGCCGCCGAGGCCTGCTCGGTCTCGGAGGCCTGCTCGCTCGACGCCTGCGAGAGCGCCGCGGCGCCACCGGCGAGCTGACCGCTGCCGGCGGCGAGCGCGTCCGCCGCCCCGCGGATGCTCCCGGCCGCACCGGAGAGCGCCGCCACCATCCCGCGGAGCGCCTCGACCACGCGCCCGATCTCGTCCGCCCCGCCGTCCTCCTCCAGCTCGACGTCCAGCCGGCCGCGCGCCACCAGGTGGAGGGTCGCGCCCACGCGCTGCAGCCGCGCCAGGAGCGGGCCGAGCATCAGCGCCGACGCGAGCAGGCCCAGGGCGAGCACCGCGGCGCCCGTGGCGAGCGCGCGCCACAGCGCCGCCCGGATCGCGCCCTCCAGCGTGGCGGTGTGGACGTCCACCCCGAGGAAGAACTCCTTGCCGCTGCGCGAGCGGAGCGGCACGTAGACCGAGCGCAGCGAGTCGGTGGGATCGACGTAGGTGTCGAAGTGGACCCGGTGATCCGCGAGCGCCGCCACCAGGCCCGGGCTCGGGTGCGTGGTGGTCTGGAAGAAGCGCGGGCCGGTGCCGGAGGCGAGCTCCTCGCGCGTGGCGCTCGACGACGTGAACGCGCTCCCGGAGCCCTGCGCGACGACCGTGTACAGGTAGGCGAGGCCGGTCTCCTCCGCGAGCGCGGAGAGGCGCCGCTGCACCTCGAGGTGCTCCTCGGGCGTGATCGAGGCGGGGCCGTCGACCCGGTCGTGGAACGGCACCAGGAACAGCGCCGCCGCGCGGGCCGCCGTGAGCAGCTTGTCGTCCACGGCCGCGCGGATCTCGCCGGCCTGCACGCGGTACGAGATCGTCACGAACGCGGCCGCCGAGGCCGCGTTCACGGCCGCGAGCAGGACGAGCAGCTTGGTCCGGAGCTTCAGGTCGCGCAGGCGCGCGAGCGCGCCGCGAGCGGGCCGCGCGGAGGGAGGGCGTGCGTGGGCCATGGACCTCAGTCCTAACCCGGCTCGCGCTCCCGTCGCAGGGGACGCCGGGGCGTCGATGTGGGAGCAGGGAGCAGATCCGGCGCGGCCGCGGGGCCGCGCCGGGCGATCACTCGTCCTCGCCGGAGCCGAGCAGCGCCCCGAGGCCGGGGCCGCGGGTCGCGGCGCCCAGCTTCCGGACGGCGTCGAGGTGGTGCAGCAGCAGGTCGCGGTTGTCGCCCACGCTCAGGTTCTGCAGCTCCAGCGCGCCGATGCGGTCCTCCGGCGTGAACGCGGGATCGGCCACGCGCTCCATCGACAGCTTCTCCGGCGCGTAGCTCATGTACTCGGCGCGGGTCGAGAGGACGGTCCAGTCGTCGCCCCGGCGCAGCTCGACGCGCACGCTGCCGGTGACGGCGGGCGCGACCCAGCGGGTGAGCCCGTCGCGCAGCATGAGCGCCTCGGGGTCGAACCACTTGCCCTCGTAGAGCAGGCGGCCCAGGCGGCGGCCCAGCGTGAAGTACAGGTCGAGCGTGTTCTCGTTGTGGATGGCGGAGAGCAGCCGCTCGTAGCCGAGGTGCAGGAGCGCCATGCCGGGGGCCTCGTAGATGCCCCGGCTCTTCGCGTCGATGACCCGGTTCTCGATCTGGTCGCTCATCCCCAGGCCGTGGCGCCCGCCGATGCGGTTCGCCTCGAGGAACAGCTCGTACGGCGAGGGGAAGCGCTTCCCGTTCAGCTCGACCGGCTGACCCTGCTCCCAGGTGATCTCGATCTCCTCGGGCGCGATCTGGACCTCGGGCTTCCAGTGCGCCACGCCCATGATCGGCTCGACGATCCGCATGCTCGAGTCGAGGCGCTCGAGGTCCTTCGCCTCGTGCGTGGCGCCGAGCACGTTCGCGTCGGTGGAGTAGGCCTTCTCCTTGCCCATCTTGTAGGGCAGCTCCCGGCGCTCCAGGTACTCGCTCATCTCCTTGCGGCCGCCGAACGCGGTCACGAAGGCCTGGTCGAGCCAGGGCTTGTAGATCTTGAGCTGCGGGTCCACCAGGATGCCGTACCGGTAGAACCGCTGGATGTCGTTGCCCTTGTGCGTGGAGCCGTCGCCGAAGACGTGCACGCCGTCCTCGCGCATGGCGCGCACGATGGCGGTGCCGGTGACCGCGCGGCCGAGCGGCGTGGTGTTGAAGTACTTCTTGCCGCCGGAGGACAGGTGGAACGCGCCGCACTGGATGGCGGCGATGCCCTCGCGCACCATCGCCTCGCGGCAGTCCACCAGCCGCGCCTTCGCCGCGCCGTGCTGGAGCGCGATGGGCGGGATGTCGGCCGGGTTCGCCTCGTCGGGCTGGGCGAGGTCCGCGGTGTAGGCGTGGACCGCCATGCCCTGCTCGGACATCCAGGCCACCGCGCAGCGCGTGTCCAGGCCGCCGCTGAACGCGATGCCGATGGCGGTGCCCTTCGGAGGAAGCGACTTGTAGATCCGGCTCATGGGACGGGCCAAGTAGCAGAATTCCGGGCCGTGTTCCAGCGGGCGTGAGCGCACCCGGACCGATCTCCTCCCGTCGCGGCGGCGGGAGCGCCGGAGCGGGCAGGCGGGCGCCCGGGCGCCATTCACTGACCGTCACTTCCCGCGCCCGCGCCTGATGGGCGTCAATTCGCCCTCCCCTCGACGCGGTGCGGCGATGGCGCGCACCCGAGCGCCGAGAGCGCCCTGGATCCGCGCACCTGCGGCGCCTCCGCCGGCTGCGCCCGCCGCGGCGGCGCGCCGGGGGGATTGCCGCGGCAAGGCGCCGCATGCTTCGCTTCCCCACATGCCGCCTCGCACCGCGGCCCTGATCGCCGGCCTCCGCAGGATCGTCGCGATCGAGACCCTCCCCCCGGCGCCTCCCCCGGCGCCGCCGCGGTGCGAGCGGCGCAGCCTCCTCGGCCTGCTGCTCCTTCCCGAGCCCCTCCCGCTCGCGCCGCCCCGGCCGCGCCGGCGGACGCGGTGGCTCGCCTGGCTCTTCCTCCCGGAGCAGCTCGGCCGGGAGGGTCCGGATCCGGAGGTGCGGTGATGGAGCACGCACGCCACGTCTTCCGCGCCGCGCTGGGGGTCCTGGTGCTGCTCGCCGGCGTCGGGATCACCCGCGGCTTCCTGGTGCCGCCCACGTACGGCCTCCACGGCCCCTACCGCTGGGCCAACGTGGCCGAGCAGATGAACGCGCGGACGCCGGCCCATCGTGGCCCGGCGGCCTGCGGCGCCTGCCACGAGGACGAGCTGCGCCGCCGCGCGGCCGGCGCGCACCGCGCGGTGAGCTGCGAGATCTGTCATGGGCCGCTCCTCGCGCACGTGGCCGACGACGGGCGCGTGACCTCGCCCACGGTGGACCGCTCGCCGGCGCTGTGCGCGCGCTGCCACCGCAAGGTCCTCGGCCGGCCCGCCGCGTTCCCGCAGGTGGTGCTCGAGGAGCACGTCGAGGGCCCGCTCGACGCCGGCGCCTGCCTCGCCTGCCACGACCCCCACGCTCCCACGCCGTAGCGGAGGCGATCATGGACGACCGCACGCCGTGCCCCGCCTCGACCGGAGGCCCCTCCACCCGGCGCGTCCTCGGCCGCCGCGCGTTCCTGGAGGACGTCCTGCTCCTCTCCGGCGGGGCGGTGGTCTTCCTCGCCGGCGCCACCGCCGCCGCGCCGGCCGCGGCGGAGGCGGCCTCCGGCGCGCCGCCGCCCGCCGACGGCTACCAGCCCTGGGAGCACCGCTGGGCCTACCTCGTCGATCCGGAGCGGTGCATCGGCTGCGGCTCCTGCGTGCGGGCGTGCAGCGCCGAGAACCACGTGCCCGACGGCTTCTTCCGCACCTGGGTCGAGCGCTACGTCACCGGCATGGACGGGACCAGCGTGGACTCGCCGAACGGCGGCAAGGACGGCTTCCCGGCGCTCCAGGTCGCGTTCGTCGCGACGAAGTCGTTCTTCGTGCCGAAGATGTGCAACCACTGCCGCGAGACGCCCTGCATCCAGGTGTGCCCGGTGGGCGCCTCCTACCGCACGCCCGACGGCGCGGTGCTGGTGGACGGCGAGCGCTGCATCGGGTGCGCGTACTGCGTGCAGGCCTGCCCGTTCGGCAGCCGCTTCCTGTCGCCGGAGACGCACACGGCCGAGAAGTGCACCTGGTGCTACCACCGCATCAGCCGCGGGCTGCGCCCGGCGTGCGTCGAGGTCTGCCCCACCGGCGCGCGCGCGTTCGGCGACCTGCGGCGCGAGGGCGATCCGGTGCGACACGCCATCGAGCACGACCGCGTCGCGGTGCTGCAGCCGCACCTGCGCACCGAGCCGCAGTGCTTCTACCTCCACCTCGACGGGGAGGTGCGGTGATGCCCCAGATCAGCGGCTTCGCGTTCCCGAACGACGTCCACGTGTGGTGGAGCCTGATGATCGTGATGTACCCGTACATCACCGGCTTCGTGGCGGGCGCGTTCATCGTCACGAGCCTGTTCCACCTGTTCGGCCGCGCCGAGCTCCGGCCGGTGGCGCGGCTCGCCATGGCGACGTCGTTCTCGTTCCTGCTGGTGGCGTCGCTGCCGCTGCAGCTCCACCTCGGGCACCCGGAGCGCGGCCCGCTCGTGCTCGTCACGCCGCACTTCACCTCGGCCATGGCCGGCTTCGGGATGCTGTACGGCGGCTACCTGCTCGTCCTCGCGCTGGAGGTCTGGTTCGTCTGGCGGCGCGAGATCATCGACCGGGCCCGGCGCAGCCGGGGGGCGGCGCGCGCCCTCTACGCGACGCTCGCGCTCGGCACCTACGACACGAGCCCCGAGGCGCTGGCGGTGGA encodes:
- the argG gene encoding argininosuccinate synthase; the protein is MSRIYKSLPPKGTAIGIAFSGGLDTRCAVAWMSEQGMAVHAYTADLAQPDEANPADIPPIALQHGAAKARLVDCREAMVREGIAAIQCGAFHLSSGGKKYFNTTPLGRAVTGTAIVRAMREDGVHVFGDGSTHKGNDIQRFYRYGILVDPQLKIYKPWLDQAFVTAFGGRKEMSEYLERRELPYKMGKEKAYSTDANVLGATHEAKDLERLDSSMRIVEPIMGVAHWKPEVQIAPEEIEITWEQGQPVELNGKRFPSPYELFLEANRIGGRHGLGMSDQIENRVIDAKSRGIYEAPGMALLHLGYERLLSAIHNENTLDLYFTLGRRLGRLLYEGKWFDPEALMLRDGLTRWVAPAVTGSVRVELRRGDDWTVLSTRAEYMSYAPEKLSMERVADPAFTPEDRIGALELQNLSVGDNRDLLLHHLDAVRKLGAATRGPGLGALLGSGEDE
- a CDS encoding methyl-accepting chemotaxis protein — protein: MAHARPPSARPARGALARLRDLKLRTKLLVLLAAVNAASAAAFVTISYRVQAGEIRAAVDDKLLTAARAAALFLVPFHDRVDGPASITPEEHLEVQRRLSALAEETGLAYLYTVVAQGSGSAFTSSSATREELASGTGPRFFQTTTHPSPGLVAALADHRVHFDTYVDPTDSLRSVYVPLRSRSGKEFFLGVDVHTATLEGAIRAALWRALATGAAVLALGLLASALMLGPLLARLQRVGATLHLVARGRLDVELEEDGGADEIGRVVEALRGMVAALSGAAGSIRGAADALAAGSGQLAGGAAALSQASSEQASETEQASAAMHEIARHAQENAAAAARTGEAAAGAARGARAGGEAAARTAAAMREVGEKISIVEEIAYQTNLLALNAAIEAARAGEHGRGFAVVASEVRRLAERSRAAAEDIGRLTAASVDLAAQAGTALDAVVPEVERTAALVQQISAGSAAQGASAARVSGALRSLEEIGGRNAAAAEELSSTAEELAAQAEGLRDAIGFFRGVAAGAEPHPPSAPPLRLASGR
- a CDS encoding 4Fe-4S dicluster domain-containing protein — translated: MDDRTPCPASTGGPSTRRVLGRRAFLEDVLLLSGGAVVFLAGATAAAPAAAEAASGAPPPADGYQPWEHRWAYLVDPERCIGCGSCVRACSAENHVPDGFFRTWVERYVTGMDGTSVDSPNGGKDGFPALQVAFVATKSFFVPKMCNHCRETPCIQVCPVGASYRTPDGAVLVDGERCIGCAYCVQACPFGSRFLSPETHTAEKCTWCYHRISRGLRPACVEVCPTGARAFGDLRREGDPVRHAIEHDRVAVLQPHLRTEPQCFYLHLDGEVR